In Deltaproteobacteria bacterium, a single window of DNA contains:
- a CDS encoding DNA polymerase IV, protein MARVILHADMDAFYAAVEQRDRPELRGRPVIVGGLGPRGVVSAASYEARAFGVHSAMPAVAARRLCPQGVFLPGRMAHYVAVSREIQAIFEEFTPEVEPLSLDEAFLDVTASLRLLGAPADIGRELKARVRARTGLIVSVGIAPSKMVAKIASALSKPDGLLEVQPGEVPAFLAPLSIEQLWGVGPVAQERLRRAGLHTIGDIARAGAAVLHERLGGFGVELWQLASGEDGRRVEAERERKSYGEENTFERDVSDGEPLRQTIIAHAEAVAQRLRRDQRRGRTVTLKVKLAERIGPGRYPLLTRRLTLPEATDDGKVIGDAALGLWRKWALKRPIRLIGVSASGISEAGPPQLSLFDDAPAQLARKRGALNRAVDAIVERFGDASISRGLARAEKAAPTLSLKSRRNSQS, encoded by the coding sequence ATGGCTCGTGTCATTCTGCATGCCGACATGGATGCGTTCTACGCGGCGGTGGAGCAGCGCGATCGCCCGGAGTTGCGCGGCCGGCCGGTGATTGTCGGCGGGCTCGGTCCGCGCGGCGTTGTTAGCGCGGCCTCGTATGAGGCGCGGGCATTCGGGGTTCATTCCGCCATGCCGGCGGTCGCGGCTCGCCGGTTGTGCCCCCAGGGCGTGTTCCTGCCGGGCCGCATGGCGCACTACGTCGCGGTCTCGCGCGAGATTCAGGCGATCTTCGAGGAGTTCACCCCGGAGGTGGAGCCGCTGTCGCTCGATGAGGCGTTTCTCGATGTCACCGCCTCCTTGCGGTTGCTGGGGGCGCCCGCGGATATCGGCCGGGAGCTGAAGGCGCGGGTGCGCGCGCGCACGGGCTTGATCGTATCGGTCGGGATCGCGCCGTCGAAGATGGTGGCGAAGATCGCCAGCGCGCTGAGCAAGCCCGACGGCTTGCTCGAAGTCCAGCCCGGGGAGGTGCCGGCGTTTCTGGCGCCATTGTCGATCGAACAGCTCTGGGGGGTGGGGCCGGTAGCGCAGGAGCGGCTGCGGCGCGCCGGCTTACACACCATTGGTGATATCGCGCGTGCGGGTGCGGCGGTGCTGCACGAGCGGCTGGGCGGATTCGGCGTCGAGCTGTGGCAGTTGGCCAGCGGCGAAGACGGCCGGCGGGTCGAGGCGGAACGCGAGCGCAAGTCGTACGGCGAGGAGAACACCTTCGAGCGCGACGTCAGCGATGGCGAGCCGCTGCGGCAGACCATCATCGCGCATGCCGAAGCGGTGGCGCAACGGCTGCGGCGCGATCAACGGCGCGGCCGCACGGTTACCTTGAAAGTGAAGCTGGCGGAGCGCATCGGCCCCGGCCGTTATCCCTTGCTGACGCGGCGGCTGACTCTGCCGGAAGCAACAGATGACGGCAAGGTGATCGGCGACGCGGCTCTGGGGCTGTGGCGGAAATGGGCGCTGAAGCGGCCGATTCGGCTGATCGGGGTCTCGGCCAGCGGCATCAGCGAGGCCGGCCCGCCGCAGCTCTCGCTGTTCGATGATGCGCCGGCGCAACTTGCCCGCAAGCGCGGTGCGCTCAACCGCGCGGTTGACGCCATCGTCGAACGCTTCGGCGACGCCAGCATCTCCCGCGGCCTGGCCCGTGCCGAGAAGGCTGCCCCCACGCTGTCGCTCAAGTCCCGCCGTAATTCACAATCGTAG
- a CDS encoding nucleotide sugar dehydrogenase — MKKDDGTTVAVVGLGRVGLPLALVFAEHGCRVLGVEVDPARLSALQAGRLPFIEEGAAELLARHAGRSFRPGGDPAAVGQADYVVLTFGTPVDEHMNPAYTQLERVVAGLIPHFRSGQTLILRSTVAPGTTNYLRRFIERETALVVGRDFFIAFCPERIAEGQAIPEIAEIPQIVGALDPESSRRASDLFGRIAPELLHSDATAAELAKLFCNMHRYIDFAIGNEFMVIAMQHGANIYEVVNLVNHNYKRAGLKLPGLTGGPCLYKDGFFLVDRVPFADLISVAWKINETVPGFLIERIKRERDLSGLNAAILGLAFKRNIDDNRNSLAYKVRKILAAEGCHTLLHDPYFAPGEIEPVVRQADLVFVAMNHDVYRELGRRRFRAMLKDDALVCDIWNMFGNGEIVYRKRDLPLE; from the coding sequence ATGAAGAAGGACGATGGCACCACCGTAGCCGTGGTCGGGCTCGGCCGCGTCGGCTTGCCGCTGGCGCTGGTGTTTGCCGAGCACGGCTGCCGGGTGCTGGGGGTCGAAGTTGATCCGGCCCGACTCAGCGCGTTGCAGGCCGGCAGGTTGCCGTTCATCGAGGAAGGCGCCGCGGAGCTGCTGGCGCGTCACGCCGGCCGGAGCTTTCGTCCCGGCGGTGATCCGGCTGCCGTCGGCCAGGCCGACTACGTGGTGTTGACCTTCGGCACGCCGGTGGACGAGCACATGAATCCGGCCTACACCCAGCTCGAGCGTGTGGTCGCCGGCTTGATTCCGCACTTCCGCTCGGGGCAGACGCTCATCCTGCGCAGCACCGTCGCCCCGGGTACCACGAACTACTTGCGCCGCTTCATCGAGCGCGAGACCGCTTTGGTCGTCGGCCGCGATTTTTTTATCGCCTTTTGCCCCGAGCGCATTGCCGAGGGCCAAGCGATCCCGGAAATCGCCGAGATTCCCCAGATCGTCGGCGCCCTCGATCCCGAAAGCTCACGCCGCGCCTCCGACCTTTTCGGTCGCATCGCGCCCGAACTCCTCCACAGCGACGCCACTGCCGCCGAGCTGGCCAAGCTGTTCTGCAACATGCACCGCTACATCGACTTCGCCATCGGCAACGAGTTCATGGTCATCGCCATGCAGCACGGCGCCAACATCTACGAGGTCGTCAACCTCGTCAACCACAACTACAAGCGCGCCGGGCTCAAGCTGCCCGGGCTGACCGGCGGGCCGTGCCTGTACAAGGATGGTTTCTTCCTGGTCGATCGAGTCCCCTTCGCCGACCTCATCTCCGTGGCCTGGAAGATCAACGAGACGGTGCCCGGCTTCCTCATCGAGCGGATCAAGCGCGAGCGCGACCTGAGCGGGTTGAACGCGGCGATTCTCGGTCTCGCCTTCAAACGCAACATCGACGACAACCGCAACTCCCTAGCGTACAAGGTCCGCAAGATCCTGGCCGCGGAAGGCTGCCACACGTTGCTGCACGACCCCTACTTTGCCCCGGGGGAAATCGAGCCGGTGGTGCGCCAAGCGGACTTGGTGTTCGTGGCCATGAACCACGACGTCTATCGCGAGCTTGGCCGGCGCCGCTTCCGCGCCATGTTGAAGGATGACGCGCTGGTGTGCGACATCTGGAATATGTTCGGCAATGGTGAAATCGTGTACCGAAAACGAGACCTGCCGCTTGAGTGA
- a CDS encoding glycosyltransferase family 2 protein has translation MVKSCTENETCRLSEPTDPDLSIVIPVFNEGANIRATLESLYAQVQVPKRVYVVYDFEEDDTLPVVRALQAQLPELHLLRNRFGRGAHSAIRTGLLAPAGGVAVVMMADLSDDVRALPLMYEKARAGAMVVCASRYSPGGRQIGGPWLKGRLSRLAGWSLHHLVGLPTLDVTNSFKAYRRELLDAVTIESDGGFEIGMELVVKAFAAGYRVEEVPCVSHADRPAGSSRFQLLRWFPKYLRWWAYAVRNRPGRVRGDRATSRPLAG, from the coding sequence ATGGTGAAATCGTGTACCGAAAACGAGACCTGCCGCTTGAGTGAACCGACGGACCCAGACCTGTCCATAGTCATTCCCGTGTTCAACGAGGGCGCCAATATCCGCGCCACTTTGGAAAGCCTCTACGCCCAGGTTCAAGTCCCCAAGCGCGTTTACGTCGTTTACGACTTCGAGGAGGACGACACGCTGCCGGTGGTCCGCGCTCTCCAGGCGCAGCTGCCGGAGTTGCATCTGCTGCGCAACCGTTTCGGTCGCGGCGCTCACAGTGCGATTCGCACCGGCCTGCTGGCACCCGCCGGCGGTGTGGCAGTGGTGATGATGGCGGATCTCTCGGATGACGTGCGCGCCCTGCCGCTGATGTACGAAAAGGCCCGCGCCGGCGCGATGGTGGTATGTGCCTCGCGTTACAGCCCGGGCGGCCGGCAGATCGGCGGTCCGTGGCTGAAAGGGCGGCTGTCGCGTCTGGCAGGTTGGAGCCTGCACCACTTGGTCGGGCTGCCCACGCTCGACGTGACCAACTCGTTCAAGGCCTACCGCCGCGAGTTGCTCGACGCCGTTACGATCGAGAGCGATGGCGGCTTCGAGATCGGCATGGAGTTGGTGGTCAAGGCGTTTGCAGCCGGATATCGAGTGGAGGAGGTGCCCTGCGTCTCCCACGCCGACCGGCCGGCGGGCTCGTCGCGCTTTCAATTGCTGCGATGGTTTCCCAAGTACCTGCGCTGGTGGGCCTATGCTGTGCGCAATCGCCCGGGGAGAGTTCGCGGTGACCGAGCAACTTCCCGCCCACTGGCGGGTTAG
- a CDS encoding PKD domain-containing protein, which produces MSALTLASSAFARGPIYLKDPSGSAVAAGSSTPYSPKMTCSGATADAVQFFGSPPVIGNAGCHASIINGYGLSQNDGECKVFDAGAPAWITVSAATQDACNTAGGMWFPVLGALYESDPASASKDHGAGSPAYAVPFARHGISAGYHFQQGRDAQSGEAPRNYFRLPGFASSHGMFGGFKDIFGRQLASPSDSSPALFDMSAYDFATSQCAWCHPGGGNMEYDREGFRYDGVGGLFQSGPNPSPKEGDYYSFDPNTGTLVSKAPDWQAGGAGEIDCLICHTETAYGYSHLARSHALSERKAPGYAASFGLAGPDGASGYLSIPALGGNGVNPDVSSMTWNEQNWFFSWLTYTSVSGVYIEDARPIPPKEACAQCHFADASVTGNGPAGQPLGYSSFQKILLAGTVDDADMVLPGGKNSVDWRIFHGRAGSDKRGMSINDANNPDAHIDAGTNCSTCHYLLGAAGNYQDPCLVCHTEFYGAPFTDPVTPATPEIFPAVTDGSGNLIQPAREVFKIDHQFARGNSKPEGAGTDQFDNTVTCQSCHINRTHPNTGSAPDPASAHAAFPALHFDRIDCKTCHIPLVNGPMKLDTVDFTAGYYQQGAREQRSAAPSGIGFKPLYVWRTKTHDGSGMHIVPVSVVSVAWWGDALSWNLDGSAAAQRPVLQRTAQVAAEALRAAYGDSDGNGTYDWPLNRAQGGDVALIVNTAPEVTDMVARLRTGGVAEPVMNLSFEQQTVNHNVAPKSSGRILGSPAGGGCVMCHSSSDPNSPDYSIKSVGFFDKTFTLFGQPTDGGAGIVQTAVNIAGSATAAERIKAVFDTKSDTGSAVVIDLSGSPGSTIRNTLNQDELLGRAAYADPTVAGVPSPTAMFSYVLNGLSVAFDASASYCPSGNCSYSWNFGDLSAGSGVAPSHTYGAAGTFSVRATVLDNVNFTQHTKSSPISVVAADLPPLASSVFSFGADTWTATLVDASVDDDGVRLVTVNWGDGTMLATGSAGDTFTHTYLNVGPFTITHKAIDTLGQQDSEALTVSPAYFTIAGTVVKSATATWAGGQCTIQCSTQTVCARTAGANPPGCGANWNASAGRCEKPIGTAYASHTFASTQQACTAVVSASVQVKKGTSVVRTVYTAANGTFSAGSLKPGTYTLTVTKAGYSFTAPAATIALGPSSLGNGIAATAP; this is translated from the coding sequence GTGTCGGCCCTGACGCTCGCTAGTAGCGCTTTCGCGCGGGGTCCGATCTACCTCAAAGATCCAAGCGGCAGCGCCGTCGCCGCGGGTAGTAGCACGCCGTACAGCCCGAAGATGACGTGCTCCGGTGCGACTGCGGACGCCGTGCAGTTCTTCGGTTCCCCGCCCGTGATCGGCAACGCCGGCTGCCACGCCAGCATCATAAATGGCTACGGTCTGAGCCAAAACGACGGAGAGTGCAAGGTTTTCGATGCCGGGGCACCCGCTTGGATCACGGTGAGCGCGGCCACTCAGGACGCATGCAACACCGCTGGCGGTATGTGGTTCCCCGTTCTCGGCGCCTTATACGAGAGCGATCCGGCCAGCGCCTCCAAGGACCACGGGGCGGGCTCGCCTGCGTATGCCGTGCCCTTCGCGCGCCACGGTATCTCCGCCGGCTATCACTTCCAGCAGGGGCGCGATGCCCAGTCGGGCGAGGCCCCGCGGAACTACTTCCGGCTGCCGGGATTCGCCAGCTCCCATGGGATGTTCGGCGGCTTCAAGGACATTTTCGGCCGCCAGCTCGCCTCCCCTAGTGACAGCTCGCCCGCGCTCTTCGATATGAGCGCGTATGACTTCGCCACTTCGCAGTGCGCCTGGTGTCACCCCGGCGGCGGTAACATGGAGTATGACCGGGAAGGATTCCGCTACGACGGGGTTGGCGGGCTGTTCCAGAGCGGACCCAACCCCAGCCCCAAGGAAGGTGACTACTACAGCTTCGACCCTAATACCGGCACACTCGTCTCCAAGGCCCCGGACTGGCAAGCCGGCGGCGCTGGGGAAATCGACTGCCTCATTTGCCACACCGAGACAGCGTACGGTTACAGCCATCTGGCGCGCAGTCATGCGCTGTCGGAACGAAAAGCCCCCGGATACGCCGCCTCGTTCGGACTCGCGGGTCCAGACGGCGCGAGCGGATACCTGAGCATCCCGGCCTTGGGCGGTAACGGTGTGAACCCCGATGTCAGCAGCATGACGTGGAACGAGCAGAACTGGTTCTTCAGCTGGCTCACTTACACCAGCGTCTCAGGTGTCTACATCGAGGACGCCCGCCCCATCCCTCCGAAAGAGGCTTGCGCCCAGTGCCACTTCGCCGACGCGAGCGTCACCGGCAACGGTCCCGCGGGCCAGCCTCTGGGCTATAGTTCCTTCCAAAAGATCCTGCTCGCGGGAACCGTTGACGACGCCGACATGGTGCTGCCGGGAGGCAAGAACAGCGTGGACTGGAGGATCTTCCACGGCCGCGCCGGCAGCGACAAGCGGGGCATGTCCATCAACGATGCCAACAACCCCGACGCGCATATTGACGCCGGCACCAACTGCTCGACCTGCCATTATCTCTTGGGCGCCGCGGGCAACTATCAGGACCCCTGCCTCGTCTGTCACACCGAGTTCTATGGCGCTCCGTTCACCGATCCGGTAACGCCCGCGACCCCCGAGATATTCCCCGCCGTGACCGACGGTAGCGGCAACCTCATTCAGCCGGCGCGCGAGGTCTTCAAGATCGATCACCAGTTCGCCCGGGGCAACAGCAAGCCGGAGGGAGCCGGGACCGACCAGTTCGACAACACGGTGACCTGCCAGAGCTGCCACATCAACCGCACCCACCCCAACACCGGCTCCGCACCAGACCCGGCTTCCGCGCACGCGGCTTTTCCTGCCCTGCATTTCGATCGCATCGATTGCAAGACCTGTCACATCCCGCTGGTGAACGGGCCGATGAAATTGGACACGGTTGATTTCACCGCCGGCTACTATCAGCAGGGCGCGCGCGAGCAGCGCAGCGCGGCCCCGTCGGGCATCGGCTTCAAGCCGCTGTATGTCTGGCGGACCAAGACCCATGACGGCAGCGGCATGCACATTGTGCCGGTATCCGTGGTCAGCGTTGCCTGGTGGGGCGACGCCCTCTCGTGGAACCTCGACGGCAGCGCGGCGGCGCAGCGGCCGGTATTACAGCGCACGGCGCAAGTGGCAGCTGAGGCCCTGCGTGCCGCTTACGGTGACAGCGACGGCAACGGTACCTACGATTGGCCGCTGAACCGCGCGCAAGGGGGCGACGTTGCCCTGATCGTCAACACGGCTCCGGAAGTGACCGACATGGTGGCGCGGCTGCGAACCGGCGGCGTCGCGGAGCCGGTCATGAACCTGTCCTTCGAGCAGCAGACCGTCAATCATAACGTGGCGCCGAAATCGTCCGGCAGGATTCTCGGCTCGCCGGCCGGCGGCGGTTGCGTCATGTGCCACTCCAGCAGCGATCCGAATAGTCCCGACTACAGCATCAAGTCGGTGGGCTTCTTCGACAAGACCTTCACCCTCTTCGGTCAGCCCACGGACGGCGGCGCCGGGATCGTACAAACCGCCGTGAATATCGCCGGCAGTGCCACCGCGGCCGAGCGCATCAAGGCCGTGTTTGACACCAAGAGTGATACCGGGAGCGCGGTGGTCATCGATTTGTCCGGCTCCCCCGGGAGCACCATTCGTAACACTCTCAATCAAGACGAGCTTCTGGGCCGCGCCGCCTACGCCGACCCCACCGTCGCCGGTGTCCCTTCACCTACCGCGATGTTCTCCTACGTTCTCAACGGGCTGAGCGTCGCCTTCGATGCCTCCGCCTCCTACTGCCCGAGCGGGAACTGCTCCTATTCGTGGAACTTCGGCGATTTGTCGGCCGGTTCGGGAGTGGCGCCGTCGCACACCTACGGCGCCGCCGGCACCTTCAGCGTGCGCGCCACGGTGCTGGACAACGTGAACTTCACCCAGCACACCAAGTCCTCGCCGATTTCGGTCGTGGCCGCCGACCTGCCGCCGCTGGCGAGTTCCGTGTTCAGCTTCGGCGCCGACACCTGGACGGCAACCCTCGTCGATGCCTCGGTGGATGACGACGGCGTGCGCCTGGTGACGGTGAACTGGGGTGACGGCACCATGCTGGCGACGGGATCGGCAGGGGATACCTTTACCCACACCTATTTGAACGTCGGTCCGTTCACGATTACCCACAAAGCCATCGACACGCTGGGCCAGCAGGACAGTGAGGCCCTTACCGTCAGCCCGGCCTACTTCACTATTGCCGGTACCGTCGTGAAGAGCGCCACCGCTACTTGGGCCGGTGGTCAGTGCACCATCCAGTGTTCGACCCAGACGGTCTGCGCCAGAACCGCCGGCGCAAATCCACCCGGCTGCGGGGCAAATTGGAATGCGAGCGCCGGCCGCTGCGAGAAGCCGATAGGTACGGCTTACGCCAGTCACACCTTCGCCTCGACGCAGCAAGCCTGCACGGCCGTGGTCTCGGCCAGCGTTCAGGTGAAGAAGGGCACAAGCGTTGTCAGGACCGTCTATACGGCGGCCAATGGGACGTTCTCGGCCGGCTCGCTCAAGCCGGGCACATACACACTGACGGTGACCAAAGCCGGCTACAGCTTCACCGCGCCGGCGGCCACGATTGCGCTGGGGCCGAGCAGCCTGGGCAACGGCATCGCCGCCACCGCCCCGTGA
- a CDS encoding sigma-70 family RNA polymerase sigma factor has product MTPTDDPDVQLMLAVQRDDRSAFEMLFRKYARPLVGFARQFVGSQARAEELVQDVFLQVYRTRRQYAPRARFSTWLYRIATNMCLSEVRRGEYHGRVQSYDAALDDSERPMQWADPEAHSSEEVLLSREAAENILAVLGALPPQQRAALLLARAEGMSYEDVAESLGCSLSAVKSLIHRATVTLRERLGETR; this is encoded by the coding sequence GTGACGCCGACCGACGACCCCGATGTGCAGCTCATGCTGGCGGTGCAGCGTGATGACCGCAGCGCCTTCGAGATGCTTTTTCGCAAGTACGCGCGCCCGCTGGTCGGATTCGCACGGCAGTTCGTCGGCAGCCAAGCGCGCGCGGAGGAATTGGTGCAAGACGTTTTCCTGCAAGTCTACCGGACGCGCCGGCAATATGCGCCGCGGGCGCGCTTTTCCACCTGGCTTTACCGTATCGCCACGAACATGTGCCTGAGCGAGGTCCGCCGCGGCGAGTACCATGGCCGCGTTCAGTCGTACGACGCCGCGCTCGATGACAGCGAGCGGCCGATGCAATGGGCCGATCCCGAGGCTCATAGCAGCGAGGAGGTCTTATTGAGCCGTGAGGCGGCCGAGAATATCCTCGCCGTGCTCGGAGCATTGCCGCCGCAACAGCGGGCCGCCCTGCTGCTCGCGCGCGCCGAAGGAATGTCGTACGAAGACGTGGCCGAGAGTCTCGGATGCTCGCTCTCGGCGGTGAAGAGCCTGATCCATCGGGCGACGGTTACACTACGGGAACGCTTGGGAGAGACGCGGTGA
- a CDS encoding methionine adenosyltransferase, which produces MKKDFVFTSESVSEGHPDKMCDLISDSILDALLAQDPDSRVACEALAKTGMVVVAGEITSNAIINYADVVRNTVIEVGYVSSEMGFDGNTCAILTAVDRQSPDISQGVTEGEGLHKEQGAGDQGLMFGYACNETPELMPLPIFMANRLVQRLTDLRKAGALPFVRPDSKSQVTVKYKDRKPVAVTTVVVSTQHTPNVAYERLREAVIEEVIKQVIPRELLTADTIYHVNPTGRFVVGGPQGDCGLTGRKIIVDTYGGYGRHGGGAFSGKDPSKVDRSAAYMARYIARNVVASGLADRCEVQLAYAIGVADPVSVLIDTFDTGTVPDEVIADAVLQSFKLKPAEIIKSLDLKRPIYKKTAAYGHFGRAPEGGFFTWERSDKVDELRRHVR; this is translated from the coding sequence ATGAAGAAGGATTTCGTGTTCACCTCCGAGTCGGTTTCAGAAGGCCATCCGGACAAGATGTGCGACCTGATCTCGGACAGCATTCTCGACGCCTTGCTAGCGCAGGACCCCGACAGCCGCGTTGCCTGTGAGGCACTGGCCAAGACCGGTATGGTCGTGGTCGCCGGCGAAATCACCTCCAACGCCATCATCAATTACGCCGATGTGGTGCGGAATACGGTGATCGAGGTGGGTTACGTGTCGTCGGAAATGGGTTTTGACGGCAATACCTGCGCGATTCTGACCGCTGTCGATCGGCAGTCGCCGGACATCTCCCAGGGAGTGACCGAAGGCGAGGGCCTCCACAAGGAACAAGGGGCGGGCGATCAGGGCCTGATGTTCGGCTATGCCTGCAACGAGACGCCGGAACTGATGCCGCTGCCGATCTTCATGGCCAATCGGCTGGTGCAACGGCTGACCGACCTGCGCAAGGCCGGTGCCTTGCCGTTCGTTCGCCCGGATTCCAAGTCGCAAGTCACGGTCAAGTATAAGGATCGCAAGCCGGTCGCCGTCACCACCGTGGTGGTTTCAACCCAACATACTCCCAACGTCGCTTACGAGCGGCTGCGCGAGGCGGTCATCGAAGAGGTTATCAAGCAAGTCATCCCGCGGGAATTGCTGACCGCCGACACCATCTACCACGTCAACCCCACCGGCCGCTTCGTGGTCGGCGGTCCCCAGGGGGACTGCGGGTTGACCGGGCGCAAGATCATTGTCGACACCTACGGCGGCTACGGTCGGCACGGAGGAGGCGCCTTTTCGGGCAAGGACCCCTCGAAGGTCGACCGCAGCGCGGCCTATATGGCGCGCTACATCGCCCGCAACGTCGTGGCCTCCGGTCTGGCCGACCGCTGTGAGGTGCAGCTCGCCTACGCCATCGGCGTGGCCGATCCGGTATCGGTGCTGATAGATACCTTCGACACCGGCACCGTCCCCGACGAGGTCATCGCGGATGCCGTGCTACAGTCCTTCAAGTTGAAGCCGGCGGAGATCATCAAAAGTCTCGACCTGAAGCGGCCCATCTACAAAAAAACCGCGGCATATGGCCACTTTGGGCGCGCTCCTGAAGGTGGATTCTTCACTTGGGAGAGGTCCGATAAGGTCGACGAGTTGCGCCGCCACGTGCGCTGA
- a CDS encoding NAD-dependent epimerase/dehydratase family protein, giving the protein MATRVVVTGGAGFIGRAVVGELLRRGYIVSVVDDLSKEGAAPPVGAHFERIDLTDPERTRVAFTGHDVCINLAAKIGGIAYFHKFPADILAENDRIYAATFRAAAGLRFRRIVFVSSSMVFEKATSFPSHERDVWEIAPPLTAYGFSKLAGEYYCRAFHDQFGLPYTIIRPFNAYGPEELPGDEVGLAHVIPDLIKKALDLGDSDEPLELLGNGEQTRCFTHVRDIARGIVAAMESEAAVNEDFNLSTGEETRIIELARLIHDLCRPDVPFSVRHVEPLQHDIQRRVPAVGKAREKLGWQAQIALRDGLAEVIAAYRMRR; this is encoded by the coding sequence ATGGCCACCCGTGTCGTAGTTACCGGCGGGGCCGGGTTCATCGGCCGTGCGGTGGTCGGGGAGCTACTGCGCCGCGGCTACATCGTCAGTGTTGTCGACGACCTGAGCAAAGAAGGGGCGGCGCCACCGGTGGGCGCACACTTCGAGCGCATCGACCTCACCGATCCGGAGCGCACGCGTGTTGCCTTCACGGGTCACGACGTCTGCATCAACCTGGCGGCCAAGATCGGCGGCATTGCTTACTTCCACAAGTTTCCCGCTGACATCCTGGCCGAAAACGATCGCATCTACGCCGCCACTTTCCGCGCCGCCGCCGGGTTGCGCTTTCGCCGCATCGTGTTTGTCTCGTCGTCTATGGTGTTCGAGAAGGCGACTAGTTTCCCCAGTCACGAGCGCGATGTCTGGGAAATCGCACCACCGCTGACGGCTTACGGATTCAGCAAGTTGGCCGGCGAGTACTACTGCCGCGCCTTTCATGACCAGTTCGGCCTCCCGTACACGATCATCCGCCCGTTCAACGCCTATGGGCCGGAGGAACTCCCGGGCGACGAGGTCGGCCTCGCCCACGTCATCCCCGACTTGATCAAGAAGGCGCTCGATCTCGGCGATTCCGACGAGCCGCTGGAATTACTCGGCAACGGCGAGCAGACGCGTTGCTTCACCCACGTGCGCGACATCGCCCGCGGCATCGTCGCCGCCATGGAATCCGAGGCCGCCGTCAACGAAGACTTCAACCTCAGTACCGGCGAGGAGACCCGGATCATCGAGCTGGCGCGGCTGATTCACGATCTCTGCCGCCCGGACGTGCCGTTTAGCGTCCGGCACGTTGAGCCGCTGCAGCACGACATACAGCGGCGGGTGCCGGCGGTCGGCAAGGCCCGCGAGAAGTTGGGCTGGCAGGCGCAGATTGCGCTGCGGGACGGGTTGGCGGAAGTGATTGCCGCCTATCGGATGCGAAGATGA
- a CDS encoding DUF3106 domain-containing protein encodes MLAASAVAAPPGGLAQGWQEYSPRERYDALQNYRRHETLPAERQQDIERNYQRWREMPEQERSRIRQNYERYRQLAPDQRQRLKRRYQEQKSGSGEQ; translated from the coding sequence GTGCTCGCGGCCAGCGCGGTTGCCGCACCCCCGGGCGGGCTGGCGCAGGGCTGGCAAGAGTACAGCCCGCGCGAGCGTTACGACGCCTTGCAGAACTATCGCCGCCACGAGACCCTGCCGGCGGAGCGCCAGCAGGACATTGAACGCAACTACCAGCGCTGGCGCGAGATGCCGGAGCAGGAGCGCAGCCGCATTCGCCAGAACTACGAGCGTTACCGCCAACTAGCGCCCGATCAACGCCAGCGCCTCAAGCGGCGCTATCAGGAACAGAAGTCCGGAAGCGGAGAGCAGTGA
- a CDS encoding zf-HC2 domain-containing protein, with amino-acid sequence MMFGWLAMRCDGARADLVAWVDGALPTRRARQLARHLDACQQCASEGASVRASARQQQTLLRSLTGAETVDVDDLWRRMRLRLAAEPEPARRSLSLRWLWRPALAFAVTLAVVWGGVTTLGDHDALLISTGVKSPPKKLEEKPDLFKEYAVIEELEVLERFHTADTDTILAPVTPEANQG; translated from the coding sequence GTGATGTTCGGCTGGCTGGCTATGCGCTGTGACGGGGCGCGCGCCGATTTGGTGGCGTGGGTTGATGGTGCGCTGCCCACGCGCCGCGCCCGACAGCTCGCCCGTCACCTCGACGCGTGCCAGCAGTGCGCGAGCGAGGGCGCCAGCGTGCGCGCTAGCGCGCGGCAGCAGCAGACGCTGCTACGCTCGCTGACTGGCGCCGAGACGGTCGATGTCGACGATCTATGGCGCCGGATGCGCTTGCGCCTGGCGGCCGAGCCGGAGCCGGCGCGCCGGTCGCTCAGCCTGCGTTGGCTGTGGCGTCCGGCGTTGGCATTCGCAGTCACCTTGGCCGTTGTGTGGGGTGGCGTGACCACGCTCGGCGACCACGATGCCTTGCTGATCAGCACCGGAGTGAAGTCGCCGCCAAAGAAGCTCGAGGAGAAGCCCGACCTATTCAAGGAATACGCGGTGATCGAAGAGCTGGAGGTGCTCGAACGGTTTCACACCGCCGACACCGATACGATCTTGGCCCCGGTAACCCCCGAAGCCAACCAAGGCTAG